In Halorhabdus tiamatea SARL4B, a genomic segment contains:
- the leuC gene encoding 3-isopropylmalate dehydratase large subunit: MSQGTLYDKVWDRHKVTQLPNGQDQLFVGLHLIHEVTSPQAFGMLRERDIEVARPDLTHATVDHIVPTSDQSRPYSDDAAEEMMSELEENVREAGIQFSDPTTGDQGIVHVIGPEQGITQPGKTIVCGDSHTSTHGAFGALAFGIGTSQIRDVLATQCIAMEKQKVRKIQVDGELGPGVEAKDIILEIIRRLGTDGGVGYVYEYAGEAIENLDMEGRMSICNMSIEGGARAGYVNPDETTYEWMAETDYFQENPEAFDELKPYWESIRSDEDAEYDDVVHIDASELEPVVTWGTTPGQGIGISEPIPAPEDLPADKQETARRAQEHMRVEPGETMAGYDIDVVFLGSCTNARLPDLRRAAAIVEGREVDDSVRAMVVPGSQRVQQAAEEEGLADIFREAGFEWRNAGCSMCLGMNEDQLEGEEASASSSNRNFVGRQGSKDGRTVLMNPQMVAAAAITGEVTDVRELPEVTPA; this comes from the coding sequence ATGAGTCAGGGAACGCTGTACGACAAGGTGTGGGATCGCCACAAGGTAACGCAACTCCCCAACGGGCAGGACCAGCTGTTCGTCGGGCTGCACCTCATCCACGAGGTGACCAGCCCGCAGGCCTTCGGCATGCTCCGGGAGCGCGACATCGAGGTCGCCCGGCCGGATCTCACCCACGCGACGGTCGATCACATCGTGCCGACGAGCGACCAGTCCCGGCCCTACAGCGACGACGCGGCCGAGGAGATGATGAGCGAACTCGAGGAGAACGTCCGCGAAGCGGGCATCCAGTTCTCGGACCCGACGACGGGTGATCAGGGTATCGTCCACGTCATCGGCCCGGAGCAGGGCATCACCCAGCCCGGCAAGACCATCGTCTGTGGCGACAGCCACACCTCGACCCACGGTGCCTTCGGCGCGCTGGCCTTCGGCATTGGCACCTCCCAGATCCGGGACGTCCTGGCCACCCAGTGCATCGCCATGGAGAAACAGAAGGTCCGGAAAATCCAGGTCGATGGCGAACTCGGCCCGGGCGTCGAGGCCAAGGACATCATTCTGGAGATCATCCGCCGACTTGGCACCGACGGCGGCGTCGGCTACGTCTACGAGTACGCCGGCGAGGCCATCGAGAACCTCGACATGGAAGGCCGGATGAGCATCTGCAACATGTCCATCGAGGGCGGCGCTCGCGCGGGCTACGTCAACCCGGACGAGACCACCTACGAGTGGATGGCAGAGACCGATTACTTCCAGGAGAACCCCGAGGCCTTCGACGAGCTGAAGCCCTATTGGGAGTCCATCCGCTCAGACGAGGACGCCGAGTACGACGACGTGGTCCACATCGACGCGAGCGAACTCGAGCCGGTCGTCACCTGGGGAACGACCCCTGGCCAGGGCATCGGGATCAGCGAGCCGATTCCCGCCCCCGAGGACCTGCCTGCGGACAAACAGGAGACCGCCCGGCGCGCCCAGGAACACATGCGCGTCGAACCCGGCGAGACGATGGCCGGCTACGACATCGACGTCGTCTTCCTGGGTTCGTGTACGAACGCACGCCTGCCCGACCTGCGACGGGCGGCGGCGATCGTCGAGGGTCGGGAGGTCGACGACAGCGTCCGGGCGATGGTCGTCCCCGGCAGCCAGCGCGTCCAGCAGGCTGCCGAGGAGGAAGGCCTTGCCGATATCTTCCGCGAGGCCGGCTTCGAGTGGCGCAACGCCGGCTGTTCGATGTGTCTGGGCATGAACGAGGACCAGCTGGAGGGCGAAGAGGCCTCCGCCTCCTCATCGAACCGGAACTTCGTCGGTCGTCAGGGCTCCAAAGACGGCCGGACGGTCCTGATGAACCCCCAGATGGTCGCCGCGGCGGCGATCACCGGGGAAGTGACTGACGTGCGCGAACTCCCGGAGGTGACCCCGGCATGA
- the leuD gene encoding 3-isopropylmalate dehydratase small subunit — translation MSDFDADIPEVREVAGTGVPIRGNDIDTDQIIPARFMKVVTFDGLGQFAFFDVRYDDDDNQKDHPMNEDRFSDANVMVVNDNFGCGSSREHAPQALMRWGIDAFIGESFAEIFAGNCLALGMPTVTADHETIADLQDWVEANPDGEIDIDVAGETITYGDRTVDVTVDDAQRKALVEGIWDTTALMSANENEIDRTAQSLPYVQ, via the coding sequence ATGAGTGACTTCGACGCCGACATCCCCGAAGTGCGCGAGGTGGCTGGCACTGGCGTTCCCATCCGCGGGAACGACATCGACACCGACCAGATCATCCCCGCGCGCTTCATGAAGGTCGTCACCTTCGACGGTCTGGGGCAGTTTGCCTTCTTCGACGTCCGCTACGACGACGATGACAACCAGAAGGACCACCCGATGAACGAGGATCGGTTCAGCGACGCCAACGTGATGGTGGTCAACGACAACTTCGGGTGTGGCTCCTCACGCGAGCACGCCCCCCAGGCGCTGATGCGGTGGGGGATCGACGCGTTCATCGGCGAGTCCTTCGCCGAAATCTTCGCGGGCAACTGTCTCGCGCTGGGGATGCCGACCGTGACGGCCGATCACGAGACGATCGCCGACCTCCAGGACTGGGTCGAGGCGAATCCCGACGGCGAGATCGACATCGACGTCGCCGGGGAGACCATCACCTACGGCGATCGGACGGTCGACGTCACTGTCGACGACGCTCAGCGAAAGGCTCTGGTCGAGGGGATCTGGGACACGACCGCACTGATGAGTGCAAACGAGAACGAGATCGACCGGACGGCACAGTCGTTGCCGTACGTGCAGTAG
- a CDS encoding DUF7504 family protein, translating into MSFDIAEPADLPEDADNVLCISPEISPNKEACCEELLTREGVPDKIVGVTVASSPGGRMAEWGEAINPMTTDLTFVDVSHGGRSAAMSADGFGGQNGALVDVIEVPDVDLREIGSAVTDQLDGDTDETIVVCLDSLTDLLQFESEETLSRFLHVLTARVSEAGGSAHYHIDAHGHPDRVFETLSPLFDATVRTDADLE; encoded by the coding sequence GTGAGCTTCGACATCGCCGAACCAGCGGACCTGCCCGAGGACGCCGACAACGTCCTGTGTATCTCGCCGGAGATCAGCCCGAACAAGGAAGCGTGTTGCGAGGAGTTGCTGACACGGGAGGGCGTCCCCGACAAGATCGTCGGCGTCACGGTGGCGTCCTCGCCGGGCGGCCGCATGGCTGAATGGGGCGAGGCGATCAACCCGATGACGACAGACCTGACGTTCGTCGACGTCTCACACGGCGGCCGGTCGGCCGCGATGTCTGCCGACGGGTTCGGCGGCCAGAACGGCGCACTCGTCGACGTCATCGAGGTACCGGACGTCGATCTCCGCGAGATCGGCAGCGCCGTGACCGACCAACTCGATGGCGACACTGACGAGACAATCGTCGTCTGTCTGGACTCGCTGACGGACCTACTCCAGTTCGAGTCCGAGGAAACGCTGTCGCGATTCCTCCACGTGCTCACCGCGCGCGTCAGCGAAGCCGGTGGGTCGGCTCACTACCACATCGACGCTCACGGCCACCCGGATCGGGTCTTCGAAACGCTGTCGCCGCTGTTCGACGCGACGGTCCGGACCGACGCCGACCTCGAGTGA
- a CDS encoding DUF7503 family protein, translating to MSHSESEETSFLAQHPRMMGVLFMLLVLLTQVGAAAGAVSSANPGP from the coding sequence ATGAGCCACTCAGAATCGGAAGAGACGAGCTTCCTCGCACAGCACCCGCGAATGATGGGCGTCCTGTTCATGCTGCTGGTCCTGTTGACGCAGGTCGGCGCAGCGGCCGGGGCCGTGAGTAGCGCTAATCCTGGCCCCTGA
- a CDS encoding IS4-like element ISHti4 family transposase, with amino-acid sequence MGRRSRSWKPELDEDGQLCDMDVSGWIRAEFRSAEFGDKRLTDRLVQLGDELGSSPAESIPAACGDWASTKATYRFCDNDSVDPNEVLSAHKQQQQSRVSRSDELLIVSDTTELVFPRHPSKEGLGDIGNSEMDLEGVKLHSTIGINPRTHRMTGVIDQQALIEDQQAGEKYDANGKAEPIQLDNEHEKWSRGDRQARDWLADDIRPLFIHDRGADSFAFYEEVTGEMESAGFIVRANQNRRIWTDDGEPEKLFDWSSDLAEQGRKTIEIQQGGGREARTVELSIATGTCELRAPRNNPEQEGSIEANVVRVDEVGENDDPIQWVLLTTESVEEFEETLTLIDYYGLRWRIEDWHKVLKSGCNIEERQLQTWERMEVLLSMYSVIAWKVLELRELARGDSSVSPAVLLSEAECTILETKFPELSDQDGKSYAVSVAKLGGYLDRGSDPPPGWETMWKGLQKLRMWAEGYELGAE; translated from the coding sequence ATGGGACGCCGCTCACGGAGTTGGAAGCCAGAACTCGATGAGGATGGACAGCTGTGTGACATGGATGTTTCCGGGTGGATTCGAGCGGAGTTTCGGTCAGCTGAGTTTGGAGACAAGCGCCTGACTGACCGATTGGTTCAACTTGGGGATGAACTCGGCAGCTCACCTGCCGAGTCCATCCCCGCTGCCTGCGGAGACTGGGCCTCCACAAAAGCTACATACCGATTTTGCGATAATGACAGTGTGGACCCCAACGAGGTTCTCTCTGCTCACAAGCAGCAACAGCAATCAAGAGTGAGTCGGTCAGACGAACTCTTGATTGTCTCCGATACCACCGAACTCGTGTTTCCGAGACATCCCTCCAAAGAGGGCCTCGGCGACATTGGCAATTCTGAAATGGATCTCGAAGGCGTCAAGCTACACTCCACGATCGGAATCAATCCACGCACCCATCGGATGACTGGAGTCATCGATCAGCAGGCGCTGATCGAGGACCAGCAGGCTGGTGAGAAGTACGATGCCAACGGCAAAGCAGAGCCGATTCAACTTGACAATGAGCATGAGAAGTGGAGCCGTGGCGACAGGCAAGCCAGAGACTGGCTTGCCGACGATATCCGCCCGCTGTTCATTCATGACCGAGGCGCAGATTCATTCGCGTTCTACGAAGAAGTCACCGGAGAGATGGAAAGTGCTGGCTTTATCGTCCGAGCGAATCAAAACCGGCGGATTTGGACTGATGATGGTGAACCTGAAAAACTCTTTGACTGGAGCAGCGACCTTGCCGAGCAAGGTCGCAAAACAATCGAGATTCAACAGGGAGGTGGGCGCGAAGCGAGAACGGTGGAGTTGTCGATAGCCACTGGAACGTGTGAGTTGCGCGCACCAAGGAATAATCCTGAGCAAGAGGGTTCAATCGAGGCGAATGTCGTGAGAGTCGACGAGGTCGGTGAAAATGACGACCCGATTCAGTGGGTGTTGCTCACCACTGAATCGGTCGAAGAGTTTGAAGAGACACTGACACTCATCGACTATTACGGCCTCCGCTGGCGAATTGAAGACTGGCATAAAGTGCTCAAGAGTGGCTGTAACATCGAAGAACGGCAACTGCAGACTTGGGAGCGGATGGAAGTTCTGTTGAGCATGTATTCAGTAATCGCGTGGAAAGTTCTGGAGTTACGAGAACTTGCCCGTGGTGATAGTTCAGTATCTCCGGCGGTCCTGCTGAGTGAGGCAGAGTGCACAATTCTGGAAACGAAATTTCCAGAATTGAGCGACCAAGATGGAAAATCATACGCAGTGAGCGTCGCTAAACTCGGCGGTTATCTTGATCGTGGTTCAGATCCGCCACCAGGGTGGGAGACGATGTGGAAAGGACTCCAGAAGCTACGCATGTGGGCTGAAGGATACGAACTCGGTGCTGAATGA
- a CDS encoding RNA-guided endonuclease InsQ/TnpB family protein, whose protein sequence is MEVKRTVPVKLDVPEERRDDLQQTIQQFNTAANYTIDHGKGDDGDLILNKSTIHDEVYHDLRDETDLPANLVVRAYSKAVEAMKSTVTEWEKGNSRPLPSFDEPSAVYDKRTLTIKDEYATLSTVNGRVEAAFVLGEYQRSYLEDDDYEKRMGTLHYRPDEDTFYLHIVIQKEVDQRDGDRVLGVDLNLKNVAVTSTGQFFDGGELLWGQNHYFRVRRSLQDKGTRSARQALRRLSGRENRFVLNRLHNISRGIVEEALRHDCSYITVEDLTHIRERMDAHNERLKRQMHNWAFRELQEQIAYKAAEYGIRVESVNPAFSSQTCSKCGHQSSTNRDGATGWFACNECGYEVDGDYNAAKNVGLRLLALPSGKRPGGLGNGQLALKSGTLNVSDVSNVHSSLEFERESTDKPTASAVGS, encoded by the coding sequence ATGGAAGTCAAACGCACCGTTCCCGTCAAACTCGATGTGCCCGAGGAGCGGCGCGACGACCTCCAGCAGACCATCCAGCAGTTCAACACCGCCGCCAACTACACTATCGACCACGGTAAAGGCGACGACGGCGACCTGATTCTCAACAAGTCCACCATCCACGACGAAGTGTACCACGACCTCCGGGACGAAACCGACCTCCCCGCAAACCTCGTGGTGCGGGCCTACTCGAAGGCCGTCGAAGCGATGAAAAGCACCGTCACGGAGTGGGAGAAGGGCAACAGCCGCCCACTCCCCTCGTTCGATGAACCATCCGCAGTCTACGACAAGCGCACGCTAACCATCAAAGACGAGTACGCCACGCTCTCGACGGTCAACGGGCGCGTCGAAGCCGCCTTCGTGCTTGGCGAGTACCAGCGGTCGTACCTCGAAGACGACGACTACGAGAAGCGGATGGGGACGCTCCACTACCGTCCCGACGAGGATACGTTCTACCTCCACATCGTCATTCAGAAGGAGGTAGACCAGCGTGATGGCGACCGTGTGCTTGGTGTGGACTTGAACCTGAAGAACGTCGCCGTGACCAGCACGGGACAGTTCTTCGACGGTGGCGAACTGCTGTGGGGACAGAACCACTATTTCCGCGTGAGACGGAGCCTTCAGGACAAAGGCACCCGTTCCGCTCGGCAGGCGTTACGGCGACTGTCGGGACGGGAAAACCGCTTCGTCCTGAACCGCCTGCACAATATCTCGCGTGGAATCGTGGAGGAAGCCCTGCGCCACGACTGTTCGTACATCACCGTCGAAGACTTGACCCACATCCGCGAGCGAATGGACGCCCACAACGAGCGCCTGAAGCGGCAGATGCACAACTGGGCGTTCCGCGAACTTCAAGAGCAAATTGCGTACAAGGCCGCCGAGTACGGTATCCGCGTTGAGTCGGTCAACCCTGCCTTTTCTTCGCAGACCTGCTCGAAGTGCGGCCACCAGTCCAGTACGAACCGCGACGGCGCAACGGGCTGGTTCGCGTGCAACGAGTGTGGGTACGAAGTAGACGGCGACTACAACGCGGCGAAAAACGTCGGCCTCCGTCTGTTAGCTTTACCATCGGGCAAACGTCCCGGTGGGTTGGGCAACGGTCAGCTTGCCCTGAAGTCGGGGACATTGAACGTGAGCGACGTGTCCAACGTCCACTCCAGCTTGGAGTTTGAACGGGAGTCCACCGACAAGCCCACCGCTTCAGCGGTGGGTAGCTGA
- the fba gene encoding class II fructose-bisphosphate aldolase yields the protein MPFYGGDELATVYDKALDEGFGLVASNVAEPNVMMGLIEGADQADSDLLIQMSGGAASFAGNGDPEAGLRAMGTYIEEIADQYDIGVFLNMDHQTDMDFIDMQVESGIPSSIMIDASHEDFEENVARSKKVVEKTEQADEEILVEAELGQIKGVEDEIVAEEAFYTDPEQAVEFVERTGADLLAISVGTQHGVAKGKDLDLKPDLATEIHEALSDHGLDTPLVLHGSSGLQPDQLSDFMNRGICKVNKDTRYQYEYSRTLFDLYREEPNDIVPPEGVEDERDAFFNDVEWSPNKDRFDPRVGGRNVRERIAEVYAGLAEVSGSAGQSLYKSATHR from the coding sequence ATGCCGTTCTACGGCGGAGACGAACTCGCAACGGTGTACGACAAGGCGCTCGACGAGGGGTTCGGCCTCGTGGCAAGCAACGTCGCCGAGCCCAACGTGATGATGGGTCTCATCGAAGGGGCTGACCAGGCCGATTCGGACCTCCTCATCCAGATGAGCGGCGGAGCCGCGAGCTTCGCCGGGAACGGCGACCCCGAAGCCGGCCTGCGCGCGATGGGGACCTACATCGAGGAGATCGCCGACCAGTACGACATCGGCGTGTTCCTCAACATGGACCACCAGACGGACATGGACTTCATCGACATGCAGGTCGAGTCCGGTATCCCCTCCTCGATCATGATCGACGCCTCACACGAGGACTTCGAGGAGAACGTCGCTCGCTCGAAGAAGGTCGTCGAGAAGACCGAACAGGCCGACGAGGAGATCCTCGTCGAGGCCGAACTCGGCCAGATCAAGGGCGTCGAAGACGAGATCGTCGCCGAGGAGGCCTTCTATACGGACCCCGAACAGGCCGTCGAATTCGTCGAGCGGACGGGTGCCGACCTGCTGGCGATCTCGGTGGGCACCCAGCACGGCGTCGCCAAGGGGAAAGACCTCGACCTCAAGCCCGACCTCGCGACCGAGATCCACGAGGCGCTCTCGGATCATGGGCTGGACACGCCGCTGGTCCTGCATGGGTCCTCCGGGCTACAGCCCGACCAGCTGTCGGACTTCATGAACCGAGGGATCTGCAAAGTTAACAAGGACACCCGCTACCAGTACGAGTATTCGCGGACGCTCTTTGACCTCTATCGGGAGGAGCCGAACGACATCGTCCCGCCGGAAGGCGTCGAAGACGAGCGCGACGCCTTCTTCAACGACGTCGAGTGGTCGCCCAACAAGGACCGCTTCGACCCGCGCGTCGGTGGCCGAAACGTGCGCGAGCGTATCGCCGAGGTCTACGCCGGCCTCGCGGAAGTCTCGGGCAGCGCTGGCCAGAGCCTGTACAAGTCAGCTACCCACCGCTGA
- the pfkB gene encoding 1-phosphofructokinase, which produces MILTVTPNPAVDQTIEMDEEIEADAVQRSTDAQFNSGGNGINVSQFVRALGEETVATGFIGGFTGYFIEQDLVDYDVPTDFIEVEGETRINTTLLTPESEYHINQSGPSADRDAVDELIETLQDHEPSVINIGGSLPPGMDAADVDRIASAGEWDTALDVHGELMVELDGQYEYCKPNREELTAATGIEVETIDDCAEAARQLQEMGYERVIASMGGDGAVLVTPDETLYAPPLDVDVVDTIGAGDSMFAAVLWAYEQGWDDETALRAGVATSAHLVSVKGPSVHDLDPEATMDQVRVWSMRE; this is translated from the coding sequence ATGATACTGACAGTCACACCGAATCCGGCAGTCGATCAGACGATCGAGATGGACGAAGAGATCGAGGCCGACGCCGTCCAGCGGAGTACGGACGCACAGTTCAACTCCGGCGGCAACGGCATCAACGTCTCGCAGTTCGTCCGCGCACTCGGCGAGGAGACCGTCGCGACGGGGTTCATCGGCGGGTTCACCGGCTACTTCATCGAACAGGATCTCGTCGACTACGATGTCCCGACCGACTTCATCGAGGTCGAGGGCGAAACCCGGATCAACACGACGCTACTGACGCCCGAGAGCGAATACCACATCAATCAGTCCGGCCCGTCGGCTGACCGAGACGCCGTCGACGAACTGATCGAGACGCTGCAGGATCACGAACCGTCGGTGATCAACATCGGCGGAAGCCTGCCGCCGGGTATGGACGCAGCCGACGTCGACCGGATCGCGTCGGCCGGCGAGTGGGACACGGCCCTCGACGTCCACGGCGAACTGATGGTCGAACTCGACGGGCAATACGAATACTGCAAACCCAACCGCGAGGAACTCACAGCAGCGACCGGCATCGAGGTCGAAACGATCGACGATTGCGCCGAGGCGGCCCGCCAACTCCAGGAGATGGGATACGAGCGCGTGATCGCATCGATGGGCGGGGACGGAGCGGTCTTAGTCACACCCGATGAGACGCTGTACGCACCGCCGCTCGACGTCGACGTGGTCGACACGATCGGTGCCGGTGACTCGATGTTCGCCGCCGTGCTGTGGGCTTACGAGCAGGGCTGGGACGACGAGACGGCGCTGCGGGCCGGCGTCGCGACCTCGGCCCATCTTGTTAGCGTCAAGGGACCGAGTGTCCACGACCTCGATCCCGAGGCGACCATGGACCAGGTTCGGGTCTGGTCGATGCGGGAGTGA
- a CDS encoding isocitrate/isopropylmalate dehydrogenase family protein, whose translation MTKEIAAIPGDGIGQEVLPAAIDVLEALDRDFEFVEGRAGNAVYEREGTPLPEETRELAREADATLFGAAGELAADIILPLRQDVEAFANVRPARAYPGVDGVKPETDLVFVRENTQGVYAGIESDLTDDVATLTRLITGEASRKIAEYGFEYADEHDADRITVAHKANVMRTTDGLFVDTAAEVAEEMDVEYDEALIDALAMHLVMHPEDYDVIVTPNLAGDVLSDLAAGLVGGLGMLPSANVGDDNALFEPVHGSAPDIAGEGIANPSAMILSAAMMLEYFGDDEDGQRVRNAVETVLEDGPRTPDLGGDASTEEFTDAVLEEL comes from the coding sequence ATGACGAAAGAGATCGCCGCCATTCCGGGCGACGGCATCGGTCAGGAAGTGCTCCCTGCAGCCATCGACGTCCTCGAAGCGCTCGATCGGGACTTCGAGTTCGTCGAGGGACGCGCGGGCAACGCCGTCTACGAGCGCGAAGGGACACCCCTTCCCGAGGAGACCCGCGAACTCGCACGCGAGGCGGACGCGACGCTGTTCGGTGCCGCGGGGGAGCTCGCGGCCGACATCATCCTCCCGCTGCGCCAGGACGTCGAGGCCTTCGCCAACGTCAGGCCGGCCCGGGCCTACCCCGGCGTCGACGGCGTCAAGCCCGAGACCGATCTGGTGTTCGTCCGGGAGAACACCCAGGGCGTCTACGCCGGCATCGAGTCCGACCTCACCGACGACGTCGCGACGCTGACGCGACTCATCACCGGCGAGGCCTCCCGAAAGATCGCCGAATACGGCTTCGAGTACGCCGACGAACACGACGCCGACCGGATCACTGTCGCCCACAAGGCCAACGTGATGCGAACGACCGACGGGTTGTTCGTCGACACCGCCGCCGAGGTGGCCGAGGAGATGGACGTCGAGTACGACGAGGCACTCATCGACGCGCTCGCGATGCACCTCGTGATGCACCCCGAAGACTACGACGTGATCGTCACGCCGAACCTCGCCGGCGACGTCCTCTCGGACCTGGCGGCGGGTCTCGTCGGCGGACTCGGCATGTTGCCCAGCGCCAACGTCGGCGACGACAACGCGCTGTTCGAACCCGTCCACGGCTCGGCTCCCGACATCGCCGGCGAGGGGATCGCCAACCCGTCGGCGATGATCCTCTCGGCTGCGATGATGCTGGAATACTTCGGCGACGACGAGGACGGCCAGCGCGTCCGGAACGCCGTCGAGACTGTGCTCGAAGACGGGCCGCGCACGCCCGACCTCGGCGGGGACGCCTCGACCGAAGAATTCACGGACGCCGTTCTCGAAGAGCTCTGA
- the purB gene encoding adenylosuccinate lyase yields MTDRDPLSAVSPLDGRYARYTEPLVPYASESALIRARVRVEVEYLLALADLDATPLEIDDDKREKLRAVYEDFDDEDAALVKQIETEGTETYDATNHDVKAVEYFLRERLPAGLEAEQWLHFALTSEDVNNLAQRLLVKPAVEDVLLPALRDVRDALVELAHTYRDTPMLARTHGQPATPTTFGKEMAVYASRLGRALGRIQWATDGLSGKLAGASGTYAAHHAAYPDVDWPTFALGFVDSLGLDHEPLTTQVNPCDDLATLFGALQGANRILLDLDLDAWLYVSDRYLGQRTVDGETGSSTMPHKVNPIDFENSEGNLSKANSDLDFLAGYVTNSRLQRDLSDSTVKRNIGAALAHCLIGYEKLQTGLGKVVPNETVMREDLEDTPAVIGEAVQTILRREGYTDAYERVKKHTRGETVTMADFEALFADLDVDPAVRDELEALTPASYTGIAEELADVQ; encoded by the coding sequence ATGACTGATCGCGATCCGCTGTCGGCTGTCTCGCCGCTCGACGGCCGGTATGCCCGCTATACGGAGCCACTCGTTCCGTACGCCAGCGAATCGGCGTTGATTCGCGCCCGCGTCCGCGTCGAAGTCGAATACCTGCTCGCGCTCGCCGACCTCGACGCGACGCCCCTCGAGATCGACGACGACAAGCGCGAGAAACTCCGCGCTGTCTACGAGGACTTCGACGACGAGGACGCCGCCCTGGTCAAGCAGATCGAGACTGAGGGCACCGAGACGTACGACGCGACCAACCACGACGTCAAGGCCGTCGAGTACTTCCTCCGAGAGCGACTCCCTGCCGGTCTCGAGGCCGAACAGTGGCTCCACTTCGCGCTCACCAGCGAAGACGTCAACAACCTCGCCCAGCGGCTGCTGGTCAAACCCGCCGTCGAGGATGTCCTCCTCCCCGCCCTCCGGGACGTCCGGGACGCCCTGGTCGAACTCGCCCACACGTATCGCGATACCCCGATGCTCGCCCGGACCCACGGCCAGCCGGCCACACCGACGACCTTCGGCAAGGAGATGGCCGTCTACGCCTCGCGACTCGGCCGCGCGCTCGGCCGAATTCAGTGGGCGACAGACGGGCTCTCCGGGAAACTCGCCGGGGCGTCGGGAACCTACGCCGCCCATCACGCGGCCTACCCCGACGTCGACTGGCCGACCTTCGCGCTGGGGTTCGTCGACTCGCTCGGCCTCGACCACGAACCACTCACCACGCAGGTCAACCCGTGTGACGACCTCGCGACGCTGTTCGGCGCGCTCCAGGGAGCCAATCGGATCCTGCTGGACCTCGATCTCGACGCCTGGCTGTACGTCTCCGATCGCTACCTCGGCCAGCGCACCGTCGACGGCGAGACCGGTTCCTCGACGATGCCACACAAGGTCAACCCGATCGACTTCGAGAACAGCGAGGGCAACCTCTCGAAGGCCAACAGCGACCTGGACTTTCTGGCGGGATACGTCACCAACTCCCGACTCCAGCGTGACCTCTCGGATTCGACGGTCAAGCGCAACATCGGCGCGGCCCTGGCCCACTGTCTGATCGGCTACGAAAAGCTCCAGACGGGCCTTGGAAAGGTCGTTCCCAACGAGACAGTCATGCGTGAGGATCTGGAGGACACCCCCGCCGTCATCGGCGAGGCCGTCCAGACCATCCTGCGTCGGGAGGGCTACACCGACGCCTACGAGCGCGTCAAGAAACACACGCGCGGTGAAACGGTCACGATGGCCGACTTCGAGGCGCTGTTTGCGGATCTCGACGTCGATCCGGCTGTCAGGGACGAACTCGAAGCACTTACTCCGGCGTCCTATACTGGTATCGCCGAGGAGTTGGCCGACGTTCAGTAG